From one Lycium ferocissimum isolate CSIRO_LF1 chromosome 7, AGI_CSIRO_Lferr_CH_V1, whole genome shotgun sequence genomic stretch:
- the LOC132064564 gene encoding COBRA-like protein 6 gives MGFGLTLVLSLVLFIYPVYGYDSLDPMGNITIKWDVISDNEANQVVTVSIYNYQLFRHVEQPGWKLSWDWPGNEIIWDMWGAEATEQGDCSKIKGERPPHCCEKEPVIVDLLPGAPYNKQEANCCKGGVLTSMTQDPGKYGASFRMSIGSASNDGSGPRMPENFTLGIPGYTCGDPVQVPPTKFNVDKGRRKTQAVATWDVICSYSQFRASSSPTCCVSLSAFYDKTIVPCSTCSCACQGQLGGDRCVRNGDVPPVLGLDRNEPPRPVVECTHHMCPIQVHWHVKQSYTQYWRVKMTVRNFNYVKNYSQWNLVVLHPNLKSVTEVFSFNYKPLDQYGDTNNTGMFYGIQYYNDMLLQAGGSGVVQSELLMQKDAGIFTFREGWAFPKKISFNGHDCVLPPPDEYPKLPNTSQFLAPSILTIIVFSLSLI, from the exons ATGGGTTTTGGTCTAACTTTAGTGTTATCTCTCGTCCTTTTTATTTATCCAGTTT ATGGCTATGATTCACTGGACCCCATGGGGAATATCACTATCAAATGGGATGTCATATCAGACAATGAGGCTAATCAAGTC GTTACTGTCTCAATCTACAACTATCAACTATTCCGCCATGTAGAGCAACCTGGTTGGAAGTTAAGCTGGGATTGGCCTGGTAATGAAATAATATGGGATATGTGGGGTGCTGAAGCTACTGAGCAAGGCGATTGTTCTAAAATCAAAGGAGAAAGACCGCCCCATTGTTGTGAGAAAGAGCCTGTGATTGTTGACCTCCTTCCTGGAGCTCCATATAATAAGCAGGAAGCAAATTGCTGCAAGGGAGGAGTGCTGACATCCATGACTCAAGACCCCGGAAAGTATGGGGCTTCTTTTCGGATGAGCATTGGAAGTGCTTCCAATGATGGATCCGGGCCTCGTATGCCTGAAAACTTCACACTTGGTATTCCTGGATATACGTGTGGTGATCCCGTTCAAGTACCCCCGACTAAGTTCAACGTGGATAAAGGCCGTCGAAAGACTCAAGCCGTTG CTACGTGGGACGTGATTTGCTCTTACTCCCAGTTTAGAGCATCATCTTCTCCAACATGTTGTGTTTCCTTATCTGCTTTCTACGACAAAACAATTGTGCCATGCTCCACATGCAGTTGTGCTTGTCAGGGACAGCTAGGAGGAGATCGATGTGTGAG GAATGGCGATGTACCACCAGTTTTAGGACTAGACCGTAACGAACCGCCAAGGCCAGTAGTAGAGTGTACGCATCACATGTGCCCAATTCAGGTTCATTGGCATGTAAAGCAGAGTTATACACAGTATTGGAGGGTGAAAATGACTGTTAGAAACTTTAACTATGTTAAGAACTACAGCCAGTGGAACTTGGTCGTCTTGCACCCGAATTTGAAAAGCGTAACAGAGGTTTTCAGTTTCAACTACAAGCCCCTTGATCAGTATGGTGATACAA ACAACACTGGAATGTTTTATGGGATTCAGTATTACAATGACATGTTGCTACAAGCAGGTGGAAGTGGGGTTGTGCAAAGTGAGTTGTTAATGCAGAAAGATGCAGGGATTTTTACATTTAGGGAAGGATGGGCTTTTCCAAAAAAGATTTCATTCAATGGACATGACTGTGTTTTGCCTCCACCTGATGAATATCCAAAGCTTCCAAATACTAGTCAATTTTTGGCTCCTTCAATACTTACCATCATTGTTTTCTCCCTCTCTTTGATATGA